A part of Aegilops tauschii subsp. strangulata cultivar AL8/78 chromosome 2, Aet v6.0, whole genome shotgun sequence genomic DNA contains:
- the LOC109750701 gene encoding cell division protein FtsZ homolog 1, chloroplastic: MAPSTSSASALLHLPGLPPRGPHRGGWRNHPRRPRHAAVRCSFAFAPVETARIKVVGVGGGGNNAVNRMIGSGLQGIEFYAINTDSQALVNSQAQHPLQIGEQLTRGLGTGGNPNLGEQAAEESKEVIANALRDSDLVFITAGMGGGTGSGAAPVVAQIAKEAGYLTVGVVTYPFSFEGRKRSLQALEALEKLERSVDTLIVIPNDRLLDIADENMPLQDAFLLADDVLRQGVQGISDIITIPGLVNVDFADVKAVMKNSGTAMLGVGVSSSKNRAQEAAEQATLAPLIGSSIEAATGVVYNITGGKDITLQEVNKVSQIVTSLADPSANIIFGAVVDDRYNGEIHVTIIATGFPQSFQKSLLADPKGARILEAKEKAASLATAAAAQQPAVAVPTWSRRLFS, translated from the exons ATGGCGCCGTCCACCTCGTCGGCCTCCGCCCTCCTCCACCTCCCGGGTCTGCCTCCCCGGGGACCCCATAGAGGCGGGTGGCGGAACCACCcgcggcggccgcgccatgcggCCGTGCGGTGCTCCTTCGCGTTCGCGCCCGTGGAGACGGCGAGGATAAAGGTCGTGGGCGTAGGTGGCGGCGGCAACAACGCCGTCAACCGCATGATCGGCAGCGGCCTCCAG GGAATCGAGTTTTATGCTATAAACACAGACTCCCAGGCTCTTGTGAATTCCCAGGCGCAACATCCGCTACAAATTGGAGAACAATTGACTCGTGGGCTGG GTACTGGTGGAAATCCTAATTTGGGAGAACAAGCTGCCGAGGAATCAAAGGAAGTGATAGCTAATGCCCTCCGAGATTCTGACCTTGTCTTCATAACAGCTGGGATGGGAGGTGGTACTGGCTCCGGTGCTGCTCCAGTTGTTGCCCAGATAGCAAAGGAGGCCGGTTATCTTACTGTCGGTGTTGTCACCTACCCATTCAGCTTCGAAGGACGCAAGCGCTCTCTACAG GCACTCGAAGCATTGGAGAAGCTTGAAAGAAGTGTTGACACTCTGATTGTGATTCCAAATGATCGGTTGTTAGATATTGCTGATGAGAATATGCCCTTGCAAGACGCATTTCTCCTGGCAGATGATGTCCTTCGACAGGGTGTCCAAGGAATATCAGACATTATCACG ATACCTGGGCTCGTGAATGTTGATTTTGCTGATGTGAAAGCTGTGATGAAAAATTCTGGAACTGCCATGCTTGGAGTTGGTGTTTCTTCCAGCAAAAACCGTGCCCAAGAAGCTGCTGAGCAGGCAACTCTTGCCCCTTTGATAGGGTCATCCATTGAGGCAGCTACTGGTGTCGTGTACAACATCACTGGTGGGAAGGACATCACTTTACAAGAAGTGAACAAGGTCTCTCAG ATCGTGACAAGCTTGGCTGATCCCTCGGCAAACATAATTTTCGGAGCTGTGGTCGACGACCGTTATAACGGCGAGATCCACGTGACCATCATCGCAACAGGATTTCCGCAGTCCTTCCAGAAGTCCCTTCTGGCTGACCCGAAGGGAGCACGGATACTGGAGGCGAAAGAAAAAGCGGCTAGCCTCGCAACGGCTGCTGCGGCGCAACAACCGGCGGTGGCCGTCCCGACATGGTCCCGGAGGCTCTTCTCCTGA
- the LOC141041795 gene encoding uncharacterized protein, translating to MPPTSSQMAAICVEGSDPQNCFDRGVVVHGKTRNRPLYIRAYYGCYGPLSYPLFFPRGETGWNRCMPYIWAPDDMTQNSVHMSALQGNQASDLHIVEDLIREREEDGDFAAHEADNPAPQGNQAPELYTDGNFIREREQDGNFTPHEAHGTDLPSDDNEDNPDDDFGDNEVNATQSRKFVSAREYYCFKLQVRRKLFNIVLFGGRLFQQWAVDMYIKIETMRLDWYSKPENQKVIRADLY from the exons ATGCCCCCAACGAGTTCCCAAATGGCAGCCATATGCGTTGAAGGGAGTGACCCACAAAATTGCTTTGACAGGGGTGTTGTTGTGCATGGAAAAACAAGAAACCGGCCCCTGTATATTAGAGCATACTATGGGTGCTACGGCCCATTGTCATATCCACTATTCTTCCCACGTGGAGAGACTGGCTGGAATCGTTGCATGCCATATATTTGGGCCCCAGATGACATGACCCAAAATTCAGTACATATGTCTGCACTGCAAGGAAACCAAGCCTCTGATTTACACATAG TTGAAGACTTGATTAGAGAAAGAGAAGAAGATGGTGATTTTGCAGCGCATGAAGCCGATAATCCTGCACCACAAGGAAACCAAGCCCCTGAATTATATACAG ATGGGAACTTCATTAGGGAAAGAGAACAAGATGGGAATTTTACACCGCATGAAGCCCATGGCACTGATTTACCTTCGG ATGACAATGAGGATAACCCAGATGACGATTTTGGTGACAATGAGGTCAATGCAACACAATCCAGAAaatttgttagtgcaagggaGTACTACTGTTTCAAGCTGCAAGTCAGGAGGAAGCTTTTTAACATCGTCTTGTTCGGGGGGCGCCTTTTCCAACAGTGGGCTGTTGACATGTATATCAAGATTGAGACTATGCGGCTTGATTGGTACTCAAAGCCGGAAAATCAGAAGGTTATACGCGCTGACCTCTACTAG
- the LOC109750704 gene encoding transcription termination factor MTERF8, chloroplastic: protein MGALPTEQANPSTGKQQVTHTGLGWTRPPWKSSPRHWIPIPASFHPLSLAAAAAAFRRANIAAMLRLRGCILPRLLPPPSTSLHRLLSAAAPAVSPSPSFAVEEYLVATCGLTPAQARKASPKISHLKSPANPDAVLAFLAGLGLSGADVATVIRKDPKLLCAGVERTLAPNVAGLISLGLSRSDIARLASLIGVTFRCRSIIAGLHYCLPLFGSYENLLRALKSGSVLSSDLERVVEPNVTFLRECGLGACDIAKLYAHTPSLLGISTQRIRTAVACVEGFGVDRESRMFRHALQVVAFLSEEKITTKVEHLKKMFRWSDSEVGIAFSYAPTLLMRSKESLQLRSEFFISEAGFEPAYIAHRPPMLTYSLEGRVRPRYYVVKFLKENGLLNHDRDCYRALTISEKFFVEKFICPHLEAAPHLAEDYATACREEVPARFIFA from the coding sequence ATGGGAGCATTGCCTACGGAGCAGGCAAACCCGTCCACGGGCAAGCAGCAGGTGACGCACACTGGACTGGGCTGGACCAGACCACCATGGAAATCTTCTCCACGACATTGGATCCCCATTCCGGCATCGTTCCATCCcctctccctcgccgccgccgccgccgccttccggCGCGCCAACATCGCTGCCATGCTCCGCCTCCGGGGCTGCATCCTCCCCCGCCTCCTCCCACCTCCCTCCACCTCCCTCCACCGCCTCCTCTCCGCGGCCGCGCCTGCCGTTTCTCCGAGCCCTAGCTTCGCCGTGGAGGAGTACCTCGTCGCCACCTGCGGCCTCACCCCAGCGCAGGCCCGCAAGGCCTCCCCCAAGATCTCCCACCTCAAGTCCCCAGCCAACCCCGACGCCGTCCTCGCCTTCCTCGCCGGCCTCGGCCTCTCCGGCGCCGACGTCGCCACTGTCATCCGCAAGGACCCCAAGTTGCTCTGTGCGGGCGTGGAGAGAACCCTGGCCCCCAACGTCGCGGGGCTCATCAGCCTCGGCCTCTCGCGTTCTGACATCGCGCGCCTCGCATCGCTCATCGGCGTCACTTTCCGCTGCAGATCCATCATCGCCGGGCTGCACTACTGCTTGCCCCTCTTCGGGTCCTACGAGAACCTCCTTCGAGCCCTCAAGAGTGGCTCCGTTCTCTCCTCCGACCTCGAGCGGGTGGTCGAGCCCAATGTCACCTTCCTGCGGGAGTGCGGGCTAGGTGCTTGCGATATTGCCAAGCTCTACGCACATACGCCATCCCTGCTCGGCATCAGCACCCAACGCATCCGGACAGCAGTGGCGTGCGTCGAAGGTTTTGGTGTAGACCGTGAATCTCGGATGTTCAGACATGCGCTGCAAGTCGTTGCATTCCTCAGTGAGGAGAAAATCACCACCAAGGTAGAGCACTTGAAGAAAATGTTCAGGTGGTCGGATTCCGAGGTGGGCATTGCTTTTTCTTACGCTCCAACGTTGCTAATGAGGAGTAAGGAATCGCTGCAGCTCAGGTCCGAGTTCTTCATCTCCGAGGCGGGGTTTGAACCGGCATACATTGCTCATCGTCCGCCAATGCTCACGTACAGCTTGGAGGGCCGCGTCAGACCCCGGTACTACGTTGTAAAGTTTCTCAAGGAAAATGGATTGCTAAATCACGACCGGGACTGCTATAGAGCACTCACTATCAGTGAGAAATTTTTTGTGGAGAAGTTCATATGCCCTCACCTGGAAGCTGCACCACACCTTGCTGAAGACTATGCAACTGCTTGTAGAGAGGAAGTGCCCGCCAGGTTCATATTTGCATGA
- the LOC109750703 gene encoding beta-fructofuranosidase, insoluble isoenzyme 7 yields the protein MNGLEHPRNGRTAYHFQPAKFWQNDPNGPLYHNGMYHFFYQYNPKGATWGDGTLSWGHSVSGDLVNWADVGNALDPTSPFDANGCWSGSATVLPGGRPAILYTGIDANRVQVQNVAFAKNPADPLLREWEKPDCNPVMPMPADVTGNNFRDPTEAWRGRDGLWRVGVVAEVGGVGSLLVYRSADFLRWERNAAPLHASSRDVPVLECPDLFPMAPPGAAEGLEVSASGAGVLHVLKLTDFAKEDHYMVGRYDDEADTFVPAEPERGDDPGNWRRLDHGHVYASKSFYDARNKRRVLWAWVDENDGGGVARGWAGIQAFPRAIWLDADGKRLVQWPIEEIETLRRKRVGLQWATEVEAGGRKEIAGIVSSQADVEAIFEIPNLEEAETLDPKWLQDPKGLSAEMGASGRGGVGPFGLLALASGDLEEHTAVFFRVFKHDGKYKVLMCTDLTRSSRKEGINKPSYGAFLDMDVEKERSISLRTLIDHTVVESFGDGGRTCMTARVYPEHAATGSSRLYAFNYGAGAVKVSKLEAWELATAAVNGGGDM from the exons ATGAATGGACTCGAGCACCCGCGCAATGGCCGGACCGCCTACCACTTCCAGCCGGCCAAGTTCTGGCAGAATG ATCCCAACG GGCCACTGTACCACAACGGCATGTACCACTTCTTCTACCAGTACAACCCCAAGGGCGCCACCTGGGGCGACGGCACGCTCTCATGGGGCCACTCCGTCTCCGGCGACCTCGTGAACTGGGCCGACGTCGGCAATGCGCTCGACCCCACCTCCCCGTTCGACGCCAACGGCTGCTGGTCGGGCTCCGCCACCGTGCTCCCAGGCGGCCGCCCGGCCATCCTCTACACCGGCATCGACGCCAACCGGGTGCAGGTACAGAACGTGGCCTTCGCCAAGAACCCCGCCGACCCGCTCCTCCGCGAGTGGGAGAAGCCCGACTGTAACCCGGTCATGCCCATGCCGGCGGACGTCACCGGCAACAACTTCCGCGACCCCACTGAGGCGTGGCGCGGCCGCGACGGCCTGTGGAGGGTCGGCGTCGTCGCGGAGGTCGGCGGCGTGGGGTCCCTGCTCGTGTACCGGAGCGCGGACTTCCTCCGCTGGGAGCGCAACGCCGCGCCTCTGCACGCCAGCTCGCGGGACGTGCCCGTGCTGGAGTGCCCGGACCTGTTCCCCATGGCGCCGCCCGGCGCGGCGGAGGGGCTCGAGGTGTCGGCGAGCGGCGCCGGGGTGTTGCACGTGCTGAAGCTCACGGACTTCGCCAAGGAGGACCACTACATGGTCGGCCGGTACGACGACGAGGCGGACACCTTCGTGCCGGCGGAGCCCGAGCGCGGCGACGATCCCGGCAACTGGCGCCGGCTCGACCACGGCCACGTGTACGCGTCCAAGTCCTTCTACGACGCCCGCAACAAGCGGCGCGTGCTGTGGGCGTGGGTCGACGAgaacgacggcggcggcgtcgccAGGGGCTGGGCGGGCATCCAGGCGTTCCCGAGGGCGATCTGGCTGGACGCCGACGGGAAGCGGCTGGTGCAGTGGCCGATCGAGGAGATCGAGACGCTGAGGAGGAAGCGGGTGGGCCTGCAGTGGGCGACGGAGGTGGAGGCCGGCGGCaggaaggagatcgccggcatcGTGAGCTCGCAGGCGGACGTGGAGGCGATCTTCGAGATCCCGAACCTGGAGGAGGCGGAGACGCTGGACCCGAAGTGGCTGCAGGATCCCAAGGGGCTGTCCGCCGAGATGGGCGCGTCCGGGCGCGGCGGAGTCGGGCCGTTCGGGCTGCTGGCCTTGGCTTCCGGCGACCTGGAGGAGCACACCGCCGTCTTCTTCAGGGTGTTCAAGCACGATGGCAAGTACAAGGTCCTCATGTGCACCGATCTGACAAG ATCATCGAGGAAGGAGGGGATAAACAAGCCATCCTACGGGGCATTTCTGGACATGGACGTGGAGAAGGAGAGGAGCATCTCGCTCAGAACACTG ATCGACCACACGGTGGTGGAGAGCTTCGGCGACGGCGGGAGGACGTGCATGACGGCCCGGGTGTACCCGGAGCACGCGGCGACGGGCAGCAGCCGGCTGTACGCGTTCAACTACGGCGCCGGGGCCGTGAAGGTGTCGAAGCTGGAGGCGTGGGAGCTGGCGACGGCCGCCGTGAACGGCGGAGGCGATATGTAG